A genomic region of Persephonella marina EX-H1 contains the following coding sequences:
- a CDS encoding type II toxin-antitoxin system VapC family toxin: MNYKKVFVDANIILDLFLKDRPYSEYSKESFFYLQKNNVELLTSCDLITTVYYVLRKYNKQKALENLSYTLDLLYLIPFSNEETQKAIDLMQEDKNFKDLEDTLQYVLAKENECDLILSNDDDFYSPDIKKINTKDFVEKLM, from the coding sequence GTGAACTATAAAAAGGTATTTGTAGACGCCAATATTATTTTAGACCTGTTTTTAAAAGACCGTCCTTACAGCGAATATTCTAAGGAATCCTTTTTCTATTTACAAAAAAATAATGTAGAGCTTTTGACAAGTTGTGATTTGATAACCACTGTGTATTATGTATTGAGAAAATATAACAAACAAAAAGCCTTAGAAAATCTTTCATATACTTTGGATTTGCTATACTTAATACCATTTTCAAATGAAGAAACCCAAAAAGCTATAGATTTAATGCAAGAAGATAAAAACTTTAAAGACTTAGAAGATACACTCCAATATGTTTTAGCAAAAGAAAATGAATGTGATTTAATCTTATCCAACGATGATGATTTTTATTCACCAGATATAAAGAAGATAAATACAAAAGATTTTGTAGAAAAATTGATGTGA
- a CDS encoding phospholipase D-like domain-containing protein gives MPKDKIQILSSGYVFIEEGVVSVESKLLEMLDNTAHELFIIMYTISAKPENFWNKLENLLKNSVQVNFVIEGSIQHSTKTTDILNRLQKYENFNLYFYSDRNPLHAKLIVSDGKRAILGSANISGGGLVQNHEIAVYIEGEKAWTLKKLAKRLIRMLSNENNLSNL, from the coding sequence ATGCCTAAAGATAAGATCCAGATACTTTCTTCAGGTTATGTTTTTATCGAAGAAGGTGTTGTAAGTGTTGAAAGTAAGTTACTTGAAATGCTAGACAATACTGCACATGAGCTTTTTATTATCATGTATACAATATCGGCAAAACCGGAAAATTTCTGGAATAAACTTGAGAATCTACTTAAAAATAGTGTTCAAGTAAATTTTGTTATAGAAGGATCTATCCAACACAGCACAAAAACAACAGATATCCTCAACAGATTGCAAAAATATGAAAATTTTAATCTTTATTTTTATTCTGACAGAAATCCATTACATGCTAAATTAATAGTTTCTGATGGGAAAAGAGCTATTCTTGGCTCAGCAAATATAAGCGGAGGAGGACTTGTTCAGAATCATGAAATTGCTGTATATATAGAGGGAGAAAAAGCTTGGACATTAAAGAAATTGGCCAAAAGGCTTATAAGAATGCTATCAAATGAAAACAACTTAAGTAATTTATAA
- a CDS encoding ribbon-helix-helix protein, CopG family, whose translation MNVKSRKVRKNITLSKEAEEKLKELAKIEKKSQSELIEELINEVYKEIEKKKKLEALKRIIENRKYFEGIDPNITIQKIKEQMGSEL comes from the coding sequence ATGAATGTTAAAAGCAGAAAAGTTAGAAAGAATATTACCCTTTCCAAAGAAGCAGAAGAAAAACTAAAAGAGCTTGCAAAAATAGAGAAAAAATCTCAAAGTGAGCTAATAGAAGAACTGATAAACGAAGTATATAAAGAAATAGAAAAAAAGAAGAAGTTAGAAGCTCTAAAAAGGATTATTGAAAATAGGAAATACTTTGAAGGAATAGATCCAAATATCACCATACAAAAAATCAAGGAGCAGATGGGGAGTGAACTATAA
- the drmB gene encoding DrmB family protein, protein MEIRRSQFIRTYGPGAIIETPRTPAIILSFDTGSEPRDFLQRGYLIKDPILESYLKSIIKKYENRMDLKDLRVRIFELPFSSEEKNIKFSAKNFQKWYLCPEHRILWKYDYRSQKDCPRCRGDYPTKSSPVRFIQVCENGHLDDIQWDMEVHTIYKNNKPTRCSRTYFRWEGPGTGTSETKIICEECKRYIKLSDLYNRKLKCTGRFPEKERPRSSERFEEDCSENATVSLRMASNLRIPEIESIFMVWPRSNEIGSILASNIAMSVEILTTIEFYEEGLLSYDNLKAKFRNILKNAREAKNISEEEYNKLKKNESDILALKKYLEEVKKLEKKEYSYRDIIDMEYRNLHEGAITGKLEDLPETGRKYLEINSTKTISKKFLSVTPIDILTVVETQVAYRRLDISKGKPVLIHKTGEDGTYYFPSIMINGEGIFLDFHKIKLNEETDTFQSWLKAFKNRNMYNQEFLFKIKEEKYELHPTFVFLHTFAHLLIKVLSLYSGYPATSIREKIYITDINTDNPSGGVVLYTATEDEGGALGGLVSLVEEKRMKKIFNNVINISHSCSNDPVCTENKFNIGKYAGASCYSCTAISETSCDHRNLWLDRNLFNENINLLKDWL, encoded by the coding sequence ATGGAAATTAGAAGGTCTCAGTTTATAAGAACATATGGACCGGGAGCAATAATAGAAACCCCAAGAACACCTGCAATTATTTTATCATTTGATACAGGAAGTGAACCTCGTGATTTTTTACAGAGAGGTTATCTTATTAAAGATCCTATTTTAGAAAGCTATCTCAAATCCATAATAAAAAAATATGAGAACAGAATGGATTTAAAAGATTTGAGGGTTAGAATTTTTGAGTTGCCTTTTTCCAGTGAAGAAAAAAACATAAAATTTTCTGCAAAAAACTTCCAGAAATGGTATTTATGTCCTGAGCACAGAATTTTATGGAAATATGATTACAGAAGTCAGAAAGATTGTCCCCGTTGCAGGGGGGATTATCCAACAAAATCCTCTCCAGTAAGATTTATTCAGGTATGTGAAAATGGGCATCTTGATGATATTCAGTGGGATATGGAAGTTCATACAATATATAAAAATAATAAACCTACCAGATGTAGTAGGACATACTTTAGATGGGAGGGTCCCGGAACAGGCACCTCAGAAACCAAAATAATATGTGAAGAATGCAAAAGGTATATTAAACTCAGTGATTTATATAATAGAAAATTAAAATGTACTGGTCGATTTCCAGAAAAAGAAAGACCAAGGTCTTCTGAGAGGTTTGAAGAAGACTGTTCAGAAAATGCAACTGTATCTCTTCGTATGGCTTCTAATCTCAGGATTCCCGAAATTGAATCCATATTTATGGTATGGCCTCGTTCAAATGAAATAGGAAGTATTCTGGCTTCAAACATTGCTATGTCAGTTGAAATCTTGACAACAATAGAATTTTATGAAGAGGGGCTATTATCCTATGATAATCTCAAAGCAAAATTCCGTAATATCCTTAAAAATGCTAGGGAAGCAAAAAATATATCAGAAGAAGAATATAATAAGCTTAAGAAAAATGAAAGTGATATTCTTGCTTTAAAAAAGTATCTTGAAGAAGTAAAAAAATTAGAAAAAAAAGAATACTCCTATAGAGATATAATTGATATGGAATATAGAAATTTACATGAAGGTGCTATTACAGGTAAGCTGGAAGATTTACCAGAGACAGGAAGAAAATATCTGGAGATAAATTCGACAAAAACAATTTCTAAAAAGTTCTTATCAGTAACACCCATAGATATACTCACAGTTGTGGAGACACAGGTGGCTTATAGAAGACTTGATATAAGTAAAGGAAAACCTGTACTTATCCATAAAACAGGAGAAGATGGTACTTATTACTTTCCTTCAATAATGATAAATGGGGAAGGTATATTTTTGGATTTTCATAAAATCAAATTGAATGAAGAAACCGATACTTTCCAATCATGGTTAAAAGCTTTTAAAAATAGAAATATGTATAATCAGGAATTTTTGTTTAAAATAAAAGAAGAAAAGTATGAATTACATCCCACCTTCGTATTCCTTCATACATTTGCTCATCTTTTAATAAAAGTTCTTTCTCTATATTCCGGATATCCAGCCACATCCATAAGAGAAAAAATTTATATAACTGATATAAACACAGATAATCCTTCGGGAGGTGTAGTTCTTTATACCGCAACAGAGGATGAAGGAGGGGCATTAGGAGGGCTGGTTTCTCTTGTGGAGGAAAAAAGAATGAAAAAAATCTTTAATAATGTTATAAATATTTCTCATTCCTGTTCTAATGATCCTGTATGCACTGAAAACAAATTTAATATTGGTAAATATGCTGGAGCTTCCTGTTATTCCTGTACGGCTATTTCAGAGACATCTTGTGATCACAGAAATCTATGGTTAGACAGGAATTTATTTAATGAAAACATAAATTTATTGAAAGACTGGCTATAA